CTCTGAGGCGGCTTCTGATTGCTTATACGTGAAATTGGCTCTTCAAAGGACATCCGTCTCCATAAGCAAATCATTGagatctaaattttgttataagaACTCTTCCTCATTgatatctttgttttttttaatctttgcAGATGATAATGCTAATCATACACAAAAGGAGAGTCAGGAGACGAAGAATAAAGATATGAGTTCCATTTATCAGGATCAAAGAGCACAACCATGTCATCTTAGCTCATCAATCTATTATGGGGGCCAAGATGTTTATACTCATCCTCAGAATTCATACAATTCTGGGGCGAACTCTGCTGTGAGTATATTCGACACATAAACTCATCATGTAAACCTAGTTTTGTAAcgtttctctttttgtttttattcacatcacatcattttcttttgtaagtTGACTATTTTAAAGCACTAAACATGTTAGTACTAGTTTGAAAAGTACTTGGAATTCTTTCCCCCTGTTCAAATAATTGTAACATATAGCTGGATGGACACTAAGATTGAGTATTCTCATGCCCACAATGACCCGCTTTCACTTATTCTTGTGACATGTTTCAGTACAAGAAGGAAGGGGGAGAAGATGATTCTGGGAGTGCTTCAAGAGGAAATTGGTGGCAAGGTATGAAATAGAGGCGCTTCTTATGAGAGAAATATTCAACattatctttctttcaatACACATTTTACTCCCAATCCTTGTTGTTTGCAGGATCTCTCTATTATTAGTACTAGATCGCATGCCAagggtttatatatataattattaaggtaaacttttagttttaaaatgttacgaACTAAGTTCTTATTATACTACCTCAAAAGAAACATGGCTGTTAATCAAAATTGTTGATTCCAAAATCACCATCCAACACCACTGGGTTTCCTTTTGAATTTCAAAGTTTCTTATCAATccatcattcaaatttgtcTAATATGTTGAGATTGAGTTGTAGACTTACCTGGGACGATTTAACGTGCAGGTACATAGGATCATAGAGCTGCAGCACTACTTCTACTTCACTTCTTATTGTATGAAGGTAGACGATAGCGAGATCGTTGTGAGAAAAAAGCTGGTTGATGATCCAATTTCCAGCAAGAAAACAACAGAATCTCTTTgaagttaattattaatagTTTTTATAAGCATCTTTCTCAATTTTACTGTAAAGaatgctgctgctgctgctgctttctgtttgtttgtttgtttaaagcTTGGTGTTTTTAGCATAAAGGAAACGtgggttgttgttgttgttgttgttgtttgctTATTAGTATCATATTAGAACATGAATCAAAATCTTGAATACAGTATATATCTCGGACTGTACATGAATTGTTGTTTGGTTAGGCAAGTTCACAAAACATCTCTTATTTTTTCTACGTTTTCCTTAGAAGGGCGAAGCAATGTGAAAAGTCAAAGTAGTTGGAAGTGTCATTTTCCCATCCTTATCCAAGAGAGTTAAGGATATCATGACAGAGTTTGGATGGCTAAAGCAGTCACTTTCTTTCAAGAAGTTTTAATGGTTTTTGCTGCTTTTCCAAGGTCGTTAAGTTTGGCCgttaaaagggaaaataattgaaaagatgGTCGGATGGTGACAGAGATTCTGCAGCCACAATTCTtggtgtgttttttttttcttcttttttcttaaaaagatttactttttgttatgttCTATCTTGTCCATACCACTCATAATTCAGAAAGTAATTAATGTGCTAACCAACAAACATCAGTGTTGCGTTTAAATGAATctttatgttaatttttagTTCTATATACTTTATCGCCTTTTGTTTTGACGTGTTAGTTCTAAAAAGATGAGTTTGTCTTTTAACTTTCTTAATAAacacttcaaatctaaattttaaaatatacaaccGGTAATTCACTTTATACTCCAAGACATTTTtgctcaaataaaatataaaaagagaattaacAATGAGAACTTTTTTGATACGTATTGATTTAATTCCTGTTCTTTTTAACGAACTACCTTTCAAGTTTAACGATTCAACtacttaaacaaatttttaacttttcaaactcAGTGTGCactaaattttctaattactACTGAAATACAAATTTAGTATTACTTTGAAACTTGTTTTATATTCTAGTCTGTATTTTTCAGTTCTGTTTATTTCGTACAGGTACCATAGTATTTAAACCTACTCTTAAATGTTGAGATTAATTTCATCTGtacaaattttggaaaaatatgaaacGTGTGTCTTGTATCCATTTTGTTGAACTGCATATAGAAAATTAAGACGTATTGAAATATTTGTGGATAAAACTGAGCTGAGtcttaaaaatacaatatgtAAAGACTTTATATTTGAGATCATTAGTATGAATTCTAAAGATTTGTCTCtacaatttttcatatcttAGTTGAATTAAAGGCTATTTGCCAtagctaaaatatttaatgaaagaTATTTACTATTTCATACGAAAAATATACCTCCTTTATACATACACAGTCGAAGCATAGGTTAGtcaagaagaagatgaagcaTTTGATTTCTCATATTGACAGTCAATCACACTTCATCAACACAAATACAGCCAAATCTGAACATAAACcttcccaaattttaaatatacaatcCTATgcctacaaaaagaaatccaGAAAAGTGACAATTCAAGTGGAAAAACATACACCTATTAACCTCAACTTCCTCAAAACCAACTTTGGATTCTCACTCTTCCACAACCGATCTTTGTCTGGGTGAGCTTGCTACTCCCCCCCTGTACTGAGATGCTTGCCTTTCGAGTTTTGAGTTTGTGATTGGCTCagctttttcaattttattgctCAATTCTTTTCCTCCTCTTGCTTCCACACTAAGATAATCGGTCAAAACCTTTTTTACTCCAAACCCTCGCTGGGGAATCTTGGTGCCGGGAATGAACGGTGACCTCTCTCCCTTTGCAGGGCTGGCTGTTTGCGCGGGTGAAAAGCTTGGAGTGGCAAAGGGTGTTTTATATGGAGTGCCAGAGATGGGCACTGGGAAATGCAATGGGCTGTTCTTGTGAGAAATCACACCAAGTTTGGATATAGACGAGAGTTGATGATCAGAATGCTTAGTGAGATCATCCACGTAAAGCAAATCATCAATGCGTGCAACGACGTTGAAGGCTAGGCTCTCTAAAACTCGAGAGTAGCTCTCTAAGATGGATTTCCCAACATcctaaatgaaaagaaaaacaagtgtTAACTACTCAAGTTACAATGGGTGGTTAATTTAGCGAAAAGCTTTAAAAAATCTGGTAGGGACGGACCTTATTGTACTGGATCTTGCTCATATCTAGCGTTGTTTGTGGAAGACCGGGAAACCGTTGCTTTAAGCAGAGTAGTAGAGTCTCTGCTCTCTCTGCAAGCAACTCCCTTTTCTCCGAGTCAACCATCAGCTCCTTGACCATTTCCCAGGACGATTTTGAACTTTGTTTGGTTGTGTTAGTGGCAGGTTTCGAGTTAGTTCTTTTCCGCCAGACGTAGATTGAAGCCTCAACCCGGTTGGCGATCTCTGTAGCTTGATGTTCAGAAGACATTTCAAGGCAGTCAAGCAAACATTCAGGAGAGAAGTGATCCGAGGAAATATATCGATATATAAGATCTCCCAAACAGGCTCTACCATTCTGAAATAAAGTAGGATCAGagataagaaaaaatcacaatgCTTTAGATATCAGAATCATAGCAACTTTTGCATCTCATACCTTCGGTAAGGCTTCGAGATATGGTTCAGGAATTTCAAGATCAGCCAGAGTTGTACTGTTTATTGCCATTGCAGCTTTTAGTATCTGGTTAGTGCTCTCGCGCTTGTGTTGCAATTGTCTCCTTGAGTTTTCTTGGAGACCACCAGGAGGAACTCGAGGAACGGGAAGccaccatttttcttcttgacGCTGTAGCATTCTTTCTAAAGAGGAAGACCCATCAGTCTCAGGGGCAAGTATCCCTTGATCAACATACCAGAACTCACAATCTTCAAAGCTATCTAATATTTCCTGCAAATAGTTCGTTTTACCAAATTAGAATAGATCTCACAATTGATTGTATTGGAACAAAGAGACTAGCGAATGTTGGTGAGTCATACAAGAAGCATATTGTCTAGTTTTCGAAGAGCAGGAAGATTCACATAAAGATCTGAGCGTGGTCTGCATGTCATAACCTGCAGGATCATAATATACATCATCAGAAAATCGACGCTTTGCAAATACACAAACATATAGATTATCCCATTTCACATTCTAGTTGCAGGTTTGGTCAAGAGAACCGGAAATCTTATGATGACATTGAACAAAAAATCCAACTCTAATAGAGAATCAAAATAAGAGAACTGATTACTGAAGGATTTGGCGTGTGTTTCTACAGATTTTGCTTacaataaatgaaatcaaagatTCAGCCTATTACATACACATACATTTacattatatacttttatgttCAAAAGCTACAAAGGCAACTACATGAAAGACAAGATCAATGAAACAGATATTTCAAACAGATAAAAACTTCATTTCCAGAAAACAAAAGCCATCGGATGCTCGTTCGAAGTCATTCTGTACCTCGAGCTTGCTTCCATCAGGAAACGTTTGCCAAGTAGGAGTCAATTCGACAATGTGATCACTAACACAAAGAAGCCAATCCATCTCCCTTCTCCACATCAATTTCTTCTCTGATGGAAGAGGTTCTAATCTCCATAGTTGCCCAAACAAAGTGGCTATAATAAAACAATGAGAAAGGGAATCAGTACTATACAATCTGAAAGCAAGGTCAATCTCACATCGAGTTCAGGCAATGAGTAGGACAGAGACAAAAAAACATACCACAAAGATTTGTAATGGCATTAGATATAGCCAATGCTGTACAAACCCCATTTCCACAGCCTGACATATCTTCGCCAAGCAACAGTTTCGAAAATCTTTCCTTCATCATCTCAATCTCTATGATTCATACaccataaacaaattaatacaGATTCTATGGAGAAACCccagaaaggaaaaaagggtTTAATGTAAATTACCTGATGAAGAGGATACTTTCTTCTCCAGCTTCCTATTATCAACATGGTTTTTATCACCATTAACAACACCATTAGCTTTAATACAATCGGGTGCCTCAGCTTTTCGAGTAGACCAACTCGATGAAGAAGGGGGCGACGAATCCTCAGAACCACTATGACTGTGCTCCTCAAGCCCTGTGGTTTCTGATGTAAGAAAATCAGAGCTGGAACTACTCTCACGCCCATGTTCTTCAATCAAATGACCAAGCGTCTCATTTTCAAGCACAATGTGGCCAATAGTTTGGCTCTTTTCAATCAAACTCTCCTCCATTACAATTTCCCTTCCTGAATCACAACCATAGCACAAAATCAGGGAAACCCACTTCGAACCCACCCAGTTGAAGCCTTATCAAGCAAAACCCACCTCCCAAACACAAATTGGGAAGGAGATTCCAAAACCCAGATagcaaaatcaaagaaaatgggGTCTGAAATGATTTGGGGCCACTCTTCGAAGGGTCGATTTCGCTATATCCAAAAGGGTTCACCTAAAATCAAGCAAGGATGATAATGAAAAGGGAATGTGTATGTATAAACGGTTAAAACACAGAAAGGAAAGAGGTGGGTGAATTTAAATGGAGGTGGTACTCATGATTACTGTGAGTGGATGAACACACATGAAGTGGGAGAGACAAGAAGAAGCGGTGTCCGCCATTGATATTTATGAGAGGTGGACAGAACATCCATGGTCCCAAAACTTTAAGCAGACACTAAGATGGCGGTGAGGCTGTGTGTGTCC
This is a stretch of genomic DNA from Cucumis sativus cultivar 9930 chromosome 4, Cucumber_9930_V3, whole genome shotgun sequence. It encodes these proteins:
- the LOC101215701 gene encoding uncharacterized protein LOC101215701 isoform X1 — its product is MEGKKHVGLGSSSSSLTTDLFGSNETSYSSTTGIFGSIFAPSSKVLGRESLLSHTKERERNSVNEPWNPNAGAQDDNANHTQKESQETKNKDMSSIYQDQRAQPCHLSSSIYYGGQDVYTHPQNSYNSGANSAYKKEGGEDDSGSASRGNWWQGSLYY
- the LOC101215701 gene encoding uncharacterized protein LOC101215701 isoform X2 → MEGKKHVGLGSSSSSLTTDLFGSNETSYSSTTGIFGSIFAPSSKVLGRESLLSHTKERERNSVNEPWNPNAGAQDDNANHTQKESQETKNKDMSSIYQDQRAQPCHLSSSIYYGGQDVYTHPQNSYNSGANSAYKKEGGEDDSGSASRGNWWQGT
- the LOC101215471 gene encoding rop guanine nucleotide exchange factor 7, which translates into the protein MEESLIEKSQTIGHIVLENETLGHLIEEHGRESSSSSDFLTSETTGLEEHSHSGSEDSSPPSSSSWSTRKAEAPDCIKANGVVNGDKNHVDNRKLEKKVSSSSEIEMMKERFSKLLLGEDMSGCGNGVCTALAISNAITNLCATLFGQLWRLEPLPSEKKLMWRREMDWLLCVSDHIVELTPTWQTFPDGSKLEVMTCRPRSDLYVNLPALRKLDNMLLEILDSFEDCEFWYVDQGILAPETDGSSSLERMLQRQEEKWWLPVPRVPPGGLQENSRRQLQHKRESTNQILKAAMAINSTTLADLEIPEPYLEALPKNGRACLGDLIYRYISSDHFSPECLLDCLEMSSEHQATEIANRVEASIYVWRKRTNSKPATNTTKQSSKSSWEMVKELMVDSEKRELLAERAETLLLCLKQRFPGLPQTTLDMSKIQYNKDVGKSILESYSRVLESLAFNVVARIDDLLYVDDLTKHSDHQLSSISKLGVISHKNSPLHFPVPISGTPYKTPFATPSFSPAQTASPAKGERSPFIPGTKIPQRGFGVKKVLTDYLSVEARGGKELSNKIEKAEPITNSKLERQASQYRGGVASSPRQRSVVEE